From Thermoflexus hugenholtzii JAD2:
CGGCGCGCTGCCCGCCTCGGCCCTGCCCCTCCTCGGCCTGGCCACCCTGGCCTCCATGGCCCGCGTCCTGTCCGCCCAGATCATCGCCCTGGCCTGGACGGTGCCGGTGGGGGTGTGGATCGGCATGAACCGCTCGCTGGCGGCGCGGCTGCAACCCATCGTCCAGGTCGTGGCCTCCATCCCGGCCACCGCCCTCTTCCCGGTGATCCTGCTCTTCGCGCTGCGGCTCCCGCTGGGGATCGAGATCGCCGCCGTGCTGCTGATGCTGATGGGCACGCAGTGGTATCTGCTGTTCAACGTCATCGCCGGGGCCTCCGCCATCCCCCGGGATCTGATCTTCACCACGGAGATCCTGGGGCTCCGGGGCCTGGAGCGCTGGCGGGTGCTGATCCTGCCGGCGATCTTCCCCTACCTGATCACCGGTCTGATCACCGCCAGCGGCGGGGCGTGGAACGCCACCATCGTGGCGGAGTATGTGGAGTTCGCCGGCCGGGCCCACGCCACCCTGGGCCTGGGGGCCCTCATCGCTCAGGCCACCGGCCAGGGGGATTACTCTATGCTGCTCGCCGCCACCCTCACGATGATCCTCACCGTCGCGGCCATCAACCGCCTGGTCTGGCGCCGCCTCTACGCTATGGCCGCCGAACGGTTCCGCCTGGAATGACGGCCGACCTGACCAGAGGTCACGAGGAGATCGCTCGCAGCGACCCTGCCGGAAAACCCCGCTCCCATGCGATGGGATCACCTCTCCCGGCGGAATCCGGGTTAACATAGATAGATGGCGTCCTTTCCGGAACCCGCTGGACGGGCCGGAGGGCCGAATCCGATCCCGGAGGCACGGCGACGGTGAACACCCATCCCGCTTCGGAGCCCGAGCCCTCGATCCCGGGGATCCCGGAATACGAGGAGGTCCCCCCGGGCCATAAGGCCGGCTTCGTGGCCATCATCGGCAAGCCCAACGTGGGCAAGTCCACCCTGCTCAACGCCTACCTGGGGACCAAGATCGCCATCGTTTCCCCGAAGCCCCAGACCACCCGCCATCGCATCCTGGGCGTGCTGACCCGGCCCGACGCCCAGGTGATCTTCATGGACACCCCGGGGATCCATCAGCCCTTCCACAAGCTGGGGGAGTATATGGTGGAGGTGGCCCGCCGGGCCATCCCGGACGCCGATGTGGTGGTCTTCCTGGTGGACGCTTCCCAGTGGCCGGATGAGGAGGATCGCATGATCGCCGAGCTGCTGAAGGAGCAGGCGGCGGATAAGCCTGTGATCCTCGCCCTGAACAAGATCGATCTTCTGAAATCCGACCGGGAGGCCCACCTGGCCGCCTACCGGGCCCTGGCCCCTACCCCGCCGGACGCCGAACCCCCTTTCCCCTGGGAGGAAGTTCAGATCTCCGCCATTCGAGGGGATAACCTGGATCAGCTACTGGAACGGATCATCGCCCATCTCCCGGAGGGGCCCCGCTATTACGACCCCGAGATGCTGACGGACCAGCCGATGCAAATGATCGTGGCGGAGCTCATCCGGGAGAAGGCCCTGCTCCTGCTGCGGGAGGAAGTCCCCCACGGGATCGCGGTGGAGATCACCGACTGGGTGGATCGCAACCCGAACCTCACCTACATCGCCGCCACGATCTATGTGGAGAAAGAGACCCACAAGCCCATCGTCATCGGCGAGAACGGGCAGATGCTCAAGCGCATCGGGGCGGCGGCCCGTCAGGAGATCGAGGCCCTCCTGGGCCATGCGGTTTACCTCGAGCTCTGGGTGAAGGTCCGCAAGAACTGGCGGCGGGATCCGGAGCAGCTGCGCCGCCTGGGCTACGCCCTCCCCCGGGAGCGCAAAGGCCGCCGTTGAGGAGCCCGGCGATGAAAGGGCCCGCAGGCCTGCTGGTGCTGGACAAACCCCAGGGCTGGACCTCCCACGACGTCGTGGAGCGGGTCCGGCGGTTGACCCGCGTCCGGCGGGTGGGCCACGCCGGGACGCTGGATCCCCTGGCGACCGGGGTGCTGGTGGTGCTGATCGGGCCGGCCACCCGGCTGGCGGAGTTCCTGCTTCGGCACGACAAGCGTTACCGGGCCACTCTCCGCCTGGGGATCGCCACCGACACGGGAGATGCGGAAGGACGTGTCCTGTTCGAGCGGCCGGTGGCGATCTCGCGGGAGGCCTTCGAGGAGGTCCTGCAGGCCTTCATCGGGGAGATCGATCAGATCCCCCCCGCCTTCTCCGCCATCCGGATGGGTGGGGAGCGGCTGTATGAGAAGGCCCGCCGGGGCGAGCCGGTGTCTCCCCCACCGCGCCGGGTGCGCATTGACGCCCTGCGGCTGGTGGAGTGGAACCCTCCATGGGCGGTCCTGGAGGTGGACTGCTCCGCGGGCACGTATATCCGCGCCCTGGCCCGGGACATCGGGGAGCGCCTGGGATGCGGAGCCCATCTGACGGCGCTGCGGCGCCTGGCCAGCGGGCCCTTCACCCTGGCCGACGCGGTCCCTTGGGAGGCCTTCGAGGCTGCCGCCCGGGCGGGATCCTGGACGGCTTACCTGCGCCCGGTGGGGGAGGCATTGCCGGACTGGCCCCCGGTGACCCCGGGCGAGGCGCTCCTCGTCCGGCTGCGCCACGGCCAGGCCCTCCCGGCGGCCGCGCTCCCCCATCCCGGCCCCCGCCTCCGGGTCCACGGACCGGATGGGGAGCTGATTGCCCTGCTGGAACGAAGGGGGGACCGCTGGCAGCCCGTGCGGGTGTTCCCGGAGGATCCATGAGCAGGGAACCGGTGGGAAAGGAGCCGCGGATGCGTTTCGTCCAGGATCTGGAGGAGGTGGAGCCGTTCCCTTCCGTGGTGACGGTGGGTGCCTTCGACGGCGTGCACCTGGGCCATCAGGCCCTCATCGCCCAGGTCGTGGCCATGGCCCGGGCGACAGGCGGGCGCGCCGTGGTGGTCACTTTCTTCCCGCACCCCGCCGTGGTCCTGCGCGGGGAGACGCCGTTCTACCTCACGTCCCCCGAGGAGAAGCGGCGCTACATCGCCCGCCTGGGGGTGGACCTGCTGGTCCAGCTCCCCTTCACGCCGGAGACGGCCCGCATCCGGGCCGCGGCGTTCGTCGAGCAGCTGGTCCGCATCGGCATGCGGGCCCTCTGGGCCGGCCCGGATTTCGCCCTGGGTTATCGGCGGGAGGGGACCCTGCCCGTCCTGGAGGCGCTGGGCCGCCAGCATGGCTACACAGTTCACGTCGCCATGGAGTTCCGTCTGGGCGGTCGCCCGGTGCGCAGCAGTCGGATCCGCGAGGCGCTGCGGCAGGGGGACGTGCGCGCCGCCGCGGCGTGCCTGGGGCGTCCCTTCGCGGTCAGCGGGGAGGTCATCGCCGGGGCCGGCCGGGGGCAGCGCCTGGGCTTCCCCACTGCGAACCTCGCGATCTGGCCGGAGCACGCCCTCCCGGCGGACGGGGTGTATGCGTGCTGGGCGGATCTGCCGGAAGGGATCCGCCGCATGGCGGTGGTCAACATCGGGGTCCGGCCCACCTTCGATCAGAGCCAGGAGCGCATCGTCGAGGCCCATCTGCTGGACTGGCACGGCGATCTATACGGCCAGCGGGTGACGCTGCACTTTATCGAACGCCTGCGGGAGGAGCGCCGGTTCCCGTCGGTCGCGGACCTGGTCGCGCAGATCCATCGGGACGTCGAGCGGGCCCGCGCGTTGCTGGAGGCGATGGCGCCGCCCGTTCCCATCGAGGCGGAGTAACGCGGCATGACCGCTTCCGAATCCTCCTGCGGAGGCAAGAGATGAACACGCTGAACCGCGTCCTGGTGGTGTTAATGATTCTAGTGGCCATCCCGCTCTGCAGCGTGGTCCTCATCACGCCGGTGGAGCTGGCCCGCCTGCTCCAGGCCGGCCTGGGGAATCTGGCGGAGAGCCTCAGCCAAATCCGCCCTGAGATCCGCTATGGGGTGGGGATCCTGCTGGCCCTGGTGGTGGACGCCCTGCTCCTCCTGTGGCTGGTGCTGGAGGTCCGGCCCCCACGGCGGATCATCCGGGTCCCGGGGGTGAGCGGGGCGACGGTGGCCGTGGCCGTGGATTCCATCCGGGAGCGGCTGCGGTATCATCTGGATCAGCTGGCCGATGTGATCGAGGTGCGGCCCCGGGTGATCCCGCACCGGGACGGGCTGCAGGTCGAGCTGGACGTCCTCACCGCGCCCGAGGTGGACGTCCCCCGCAAGGCGGAGGAGATCCTGCAGATCGCGCGGGTGGTGGTGGAGGAGAAGATGGGCTTGCGCCTGCGGGGCCAGCCGGTGGTGCGCATCCGCCATGCTCCCTATCCACGGGGGGAGCGGCGCCCGCCGGCCCCGGCCTGATCGACGGCGTGAGAATCTTATGGATGGAAATAGGATGGAGTTCGGGAGGTCGGGAGCCGTGACCGAGCCGGAGCGGGAATGGTTCCCCCGGCCGCTGATCCAGCCGAACGGGGGGCTCCCCCTGGAGGCGCGGGTGGAGGCGTTGCTGTTTGTCGCGGAGGAGCCCCCTTCGGTTGTTCAGCTGGCCCGGGCTCTGGAGGCCACCCCGGAGGCGGTGGAGGAGGCGCTGCGGGGGCTGGCGAAGCGCCTGAAGGATCGGGGGCTCCGGCTGCAGCGGAAGGGGGATCGGGTGCAGCTGGTGACCGCGCCGGAGGCGGCGGAGGACGTGCGACGTTTCCTGGGCCTGACCGCAGGCCCGCGGCTTTCCCCCGCCGCCCTGGAGACGCTGGCCATCATCGCTTACCGCCAGCCCATCACCCGCGCGGAGATCGAGGCCATCCGCGGGGTGAACTGCGATGGGGTGCTGCGCACCCTCCTCGCCCGCGGGCTGATCGAGGAGGTCGGGCGGTCGGAAGGGCCGGGCCGCCCCATCCTTTATGGGACCACCTTCCTCTTCCTCCAGCATTTTGGGCTGCGTTCCCTGGAGGACCTCCCGCCCCTGGATGGGGCAGAGGAGGGCGCCTCCGCTACGTGAAATCGATGCTGGAGGAGTCCCCCACGTTGAAGCGGCGGAACCGTCCGCCCACGTAGGCGTCGC
This genomic window contains:
- the era gene encoding GTPase Era, whose protein sequence is MNTHPASEPEPSIPGIPEYEEVPPGHKAGFVAIIGKPNVGKSTLLNAYLGTKIAIVSPKPQTTRHRILGVLTRPDAQVIFMDTPGIHQPFHKLGEYMVEVARRAIPDADVVVFLVDASQWPDEEDRMIAELLKEQAADKPVILALNKIDLLKSDREAHLAAYRALAPTPPDAEPPFPWEEVQISAIRGDNLDQLLERIIAHLPEGPRYYDPEMLTDQPMQMIVAELIREKALLLLREEVPHGIAVEITDWVDRNPNLTYIAATIYVEKETHKPIVIGENGQMLKRIGAAARQEIEALLGHAVYLELWVKVRKNWRRDPEQLRRLGYALPRERKGRR
- the truB gene encoding tRNA pseudouridine(55) synthase TruB; the protein is MKGPAGLLVLDKPQGWTSHDVVERVRRLTRVRRVGHAGTLDPLATGVLVVLIGPATRLAEFLLRHDKRYRATLRLGIATDTGDAEGRVLFERPVAISREAFEEVLQAFIGEIDQIPPAFSAIRMGGERLYEKARRGEPVSPPPRRVRIDALRLVEWNPPWAVLEVDCSAGTYIRALARDIGERLGCGAHLTALRRLASGPFTLADAVPWEAFEAAARAGSWTAYLRPVGEALPDWPPVTPGEALLVRLRHGQALPAAALPHPGPRLRVHGPDGELIALLERRGDRWQPVRVFPEDP
- a CDS encoding bifunctional riboflavin kinase/FAD synthetase, producing MRFVQDLEEVEPFPSVVTVGAFDGVHLGHQALIAQVVAMARATGGRAVVVTFFPHPAVVLRGETPFYLTSPEEKRRYIARLGVDLLVQLPFTPETARIRAAAFVEQLVRIGMRALWAGPDFALGYRREGTLPVLEALGRQHGYTVHVAMEFRLGGRPVRSSRIREALRQGDVRAAAACLGRPFAVSGEVIAGAGRGQRLGFPTANLAIWPEHALPADGVYACWADLPEGIRRMAVVNIGVRPTFDQSQERIVEAHLLDWHGDLYGQRVTLHFIERLREERRFPSVADLVAQIHRDVERARALLEAMAPPVPIEAE
- the scpB gene encoding SMC-Scp complex subunit ScpB, whose product is MTEPEREWFPRPLIQPNGGLPLEARVEALLFVAEEPPSVVQLARALEATPEAVEEALRGLAKRLKDRGLRLQRKGDRVQLVTAPEAAEDVRRFLGLTAGPRLSPAALETLAIIAYRQPITRAEIEAIRGVNCDGVLRTLLARGLIEEVGRSEGPGRPILYGTTFLFLQHFGLRSLEDLPPLDGAEEGASAT